In Humulus lupulus chromosome 6, drHumLupu1.1, whole genome shotgun sequence, a single genomic region encodes these proteins:
- the LOC133783385 gene encoding protein transport protein SFT2, giving the protein MQKMAQGWFSQSDNGGDGLERPSSSLLADWNSYAASQNLDDDSSLNMGFDLESAVRSANDTVSGTFSVVSKGVRELPVSLQSATSSVPSGKALMYFGLFLATGVFFVFLAFTMFLPVMVLMPQKFAICFTLGCGFIIGSFFALKGPKNQFIHMTSKERLPFTLIFLGSMVGTIYVSMVLHSYVLSVLFSVIQVLALAYYAFSYFPGGSAGLKFISSALTSSILKCFGR; this is encoded by the exons ATGCAGAAAATGGCACAGGGTTGGTTTTCGCAGTCCGATAATGGCGGTGACGGGCTGGAGAGACCGTCCTCTTCTTTGTTAGCTGATTGGAACTCCTACGCCGCATCCCAAAATTTAGACGATGACTCTTCTTTGAATATGGGTTTCGATCTCGAATCTGCCGTTCGATCCGCTAACGACACTGTTTCCGGCACCTTCTCTGT GGTTTCTAAAGGTGTGAGAGAACTACCTGTGAGCTTGCAGTCTGCCACAAGTAGTGTCCCATCTGGAAAAGCTCTCATGTACTTTGGTTTATTTCTGGCAACTGGGGTGTTTTTTGTTTTCCTCGCATTTACCATGTTCCTTCCTGTCATGGTGTTGATGCCTCAGAAATTTGCTATATGCTTTACACTTGGCTGTGGCTTTATTATCGGTTCGTTTTTTGCTCTCAAGGGCCCAAAAAATCAGTTCATTCACATGACTTCGAAAGAG AGACTCCCTTTTACATTGATATTTTTAGGCAGTATGGTTGGCACCATATATGTTTCCATGGTGCTTCACAGCTATGTTCTCTCTGTGCTCTTCTCTGTAATACAG GTTCTTGCACTTGCATACTATGCATTTTCATATTTCCCAGGCGGATCAGCGGGTTTAAAATTCATTTCATCCGCTCTAACCTCGTCCATACTGAAATGTTTTGGGAGGTGA